The window TCAAGCTTTTAGACAATTGGTGTGAAGCTTTCCAATTTGCCTTTTGATATCTTTGTTTTGTGAAGCACCGTCAAATAACGGATATGGTCAGGGTTCTAATTAATAATTTTAACAAATTAATAATCAGGGGTGTTGTTGTACTAAGGGCGGCAAAATTACGCTTTATTTTAATATCACAAAGCGAAAAAAAGAATTTCTATTGAAGATTGTTGAAAAGACCATAACGGATTGGATTATTAGCCCTAGTAGAGACTTCTATATTATGTATTTTGAAGCTTTCTTTATCTTTATTCCAAATATAGAGGTTCAAGATACTGTTGTTCCAATCATTTTTGGTTACCAGTATCTTTGAATCGAGAGTTTGGATTGCTTTATAGTGGTTCTTTTTTGATGTAGAGATTAAAGACATAGGTGCGCCACGCCATATGGTTTCGCCTGAGGTGGTCTGGATTGTACCTACTAATAATGAATTAAGGTCATTTGTATCGCATATAACTTCAGCAATTACTTCAATTATGACTCCATGTTTTATTTTAAGTTTGCTGATGGAATCGGAATAACTTAATCCCCACTCGTCTTTCTCCTTAAACTCATAGGCCGAATTAGCCAAGCTGTCTTCTACGAATCGTGCATCATTAAACTTCCAACCTGTTTTGTTAGATTCCTCTGAGAATGTTGTTATTTCTTGATTTTTTAAGATATTGGGAATGCGTGATTTACTAAAAAGATAGTTTTCTACTGTATATCCATCGACTCTTTTAGTCAAGTTTGGATAATACTGTTGTATGATGGGAATGTAATTGCTTGGAACTCCACTAGCTAATATGAAGTCTTCTTTTCTTGCACTGATTATCTGACTAAATTCTTTGGAACTTATTTCCTCTTTATAAACATTAAAATATGCTGGGTTTTTAATTTCGTATTTGGCGAAATAGAAAGTCTGGTAATCTTCTATAGTGTTGAAAATAATGAATGTCTCGCCCTCTGTTAAATTGTTATTCTCATTGAGCATCTGAGCTGTGATATCAAATGGTTGTTTAAAAATGATTTCGTAATGTTTTCTGTTTTCTATTAAATTAAATGTATTCAGAATAATAATAAGGAGAATGCTAGGATAAAAAGACCACCATTTCATTTTTTCAATACCTGAGCCAATTAATAATAATAAATAGGGGAAGCTATATATTAGCATAGAGTATTGTATCACTGGGTTAATGTAAAGTGAATATCCTAGTCCGATAGTTATAGGCAGTAAAAACCAAGAAATGAGGAGGGTGTTTTTTGTAGTTTTTCTAGTCGATATAGTGCTTTTGTCTCCGAAAATAGAATAAGCAAAGAAAGCTGCGACGAGTATGAGGATAGTGCTTGAGAATTGAAATGCCCAATCAATAAATTCTAGTGGGAAACTGTAATTGGGTTTGTTGAGCCAAAGTCCTTCTCCACCAATTCCACCAATACCTAGTTGATGAATGAAAACGGGCATATGAGGAAGGTATAAGGTAAATATTAAAATACCAGATATAATATATTCTTTCACTTGACTTTTATGAATAGTAAAGAGGCCTGAGAACCCTATGATTGCAGCAAATAACAAGCTAAAATGATGATTATAGGCAGAAAGAGCCGCAAATATGATAAATCCAGCTAGAAATTTCTTCGAAGGATTTTGAAACATATATAAACTCCAATAATGAACCATCATTAAAGTTAAAAACAATCCACTAATATAAGGACGGGCAACAGGACTATACAATACAAAAAACTGTAAAGTGGCCATGAAACTTGCTGCTAGAACTCCACTTTTATCTCCAAACCAAGTTTGGCCGATTTTAAAAATTAAATAGATAGATGCCAATCCCATGAGATTGAATGGAAGTTTAACTATCCATTCTGTTCTGCCAAATAGGAGGGTCCAATAATATAAGAATACTTGCACGCCGGCTGGGTGACCATCGGGTTTTACGCCTTTCTCTATGAGCTCTGAAAAGCTATTGAACTGCAGTCGGCTTATGGCGCTTAGTTCGTCCCACATATAGGGGAGCGTGAAAAAATTATAGAAGCGTAGAGTAGCGGCTATTATTAAAATAATAGTTAGGCCAAATTGATATTGATGTTTCTGAAGCCACATAATGCAAATGTAAAATAAAAAAAAGGAGAAGGCTGTCAGCTTCTCCTAGATTTTCTTTATTGCTATTTTCGTTTAGTTGAGTTCCAAGCTTGTACTTCCAATTTCTTCACCATTAGCAAATACTGTAATTTCATAAACTCCAGCTTGCATTTCAATGTTTTCATATTTCTTTAACCAACGAAGACATAATGGGCGAGCTTCATTATCATATTCTACATTCTCAAAAATAGAATATTGAATTTGTTCTCCTTTATAATCGAATACATAATCTTCGGCTACACCAGGTGTTAGGATTTTGTGATCAGGACGGGCGATTCTAACATAAACCTCTTTTTGTCCTGGCTCTATAACCACATTTTTCCCAAGGGTGAAACATACTTCAATAATGTCTGTTCTACGTGCTTTATCACTAGGCTTTTCTTTGCCTGTTTTTTTTAGGTAGACCGCGCTGGCTGTCATATTGTAAGCTTTTAAAACACTTGCTTCAACTATTTTGTCACTAAGTTGAGCTTTTTCCTTATTTAGGTTTTTATTAATGGCTTTCTCTTCATTATAACGTGCTTTAATCTCTTTGTTTTCTACTACAAGTTCATTGTTTACAGTATAAAGTGAATCCATTTGGCCTACATAGGTCCTGGCTACCACTCTAAGTTTATCTAGTTTTTTCTTAACTTTATAAAATTCCCATTTATAGTTTAGTAAGTCTTTGATTTCTTTCGCGTTAGCAATGATAAGGCTGTCTTTGATAGAAAGGCTATCACTTAATTCACCATATTCTGCTTTTATTCTATCATGCTCCACCATTAAGGTTTCTAGTTCTCCTTCAAGTTCAGCCTTCATTATCGCTTTTTCTTGTTCAAGTTGATCTAAGTCTGCTTTCACGGTACTGTTATTCCATGCAAAGTATGCAGCAGCTGCAATAGCGATTACCGCTAAGGCTATCCAAACAAATTTCATTTTGTTGGTTCCTTTTTGTGTTGGGGTTGGTGTGTTTTGCGCCTCCATATGGTGTTATTTATAATTCCTTATTTATAAAACTAATTCTTGTTTATTTTATTTTGCAAAGATACTGATCCTTAACAAATTTTATCATTTTAATTTTTAATTAGCCAATTCTTAGTCCTTGGTCTAGAAGTATGCGGTAAGCAGCAATAAAGACGAGAGCAAAAATGACAATACGATATGATAATTTGATTTTTATTTCTCCTTCTTCAAAATAATATTCTTGATAGTATTTATTTAAAATAAGAATAGGGAGAATCATGAATATCATAGAAATGTTGATTAAGGTATCGTACCGCATGACTTCTGGTTGTGAAATCAACCAAATGAGAAATGTTCCTACGACATAGGGTATGAATACTTGGCTGATTATGAATAGAGGTCTGTTATATGGTTTGGAGTAATTATAATAAGAATTGGCCGACATGATCCAGTATTTGGTTGAAACTGTCCCTACTATTACTGAACTCATAATGATAAGTAGTGACATGATAAGCTTACCTGTATCGGAATAGTACATATACATGATCACATAACCAAGGCCTTTTCCTAATAGGTTGCCAATTAATATTCCTCCAATAAGCTGATTGGCTCCATGAAGAATTGCCCAAAGGAGGAGGGTTTTTAATACTCCTGTTTCTAAATAGACAATGCTATATATAATAAGACTCAATACTGCAATGATAAAAGAGACAATAGGGCCTGTAGCAAAAATAGTTTTTATGGAGTCGGCATACCAAGCATCGTAATCCACCAAAAATTCAATATTATAATAATAAACCACTGTCTTATAGTCGAAAAGTAATGAGGTAG is drawn from Lentimicrobium sp. L6 and contains these coding sequences:
- a CDS encoding glycosyltransferase family 39 protein, with protein sequence MWLQKHQYQFGLTIILIIAATLRFYNFFTLPYMWDELSAISRLQFNSFSELIEKGVKPDGHPAGVQVFLYYWTLLFGRTEWIVKLPFNLMGLASIYLIFKIGQTWFGDKSGVLAASFMATLQFFVLYSPVARPYISGLFLTLMMVHYWSLYMFQNPSKKFLAGFIIFAALSAYNHHFSLLFAAIIGFSGLFTIHKSQVKEYIISGILIFTLYLPHMPVFIHQLGIGGIGGEGLWLNKPNYSFPLEFIDWAFQFSSTILILVAAFFAYSIFGDKSTISTRKTTKNTLLISWFLLPITIGLGYSLYINPVIQYSMLIYSFPYLLLLIGSGIEKMKWWSFYPSILLIIILNTFNLIENRKHYEIIFKQPFDITAQMLNENNNLTEGETFIIFNTIEDYQTFYFAKYEIKNPAYFNVYKEEISSKEFSQIISARKEDFILASGVPSNYIPIIQQYYPNLTKRVDGYTVENYLFSKSRIPNILKNQEITTFSEESNKTGWKFNDARFVEDSLANSAYEFKEKDEWGLSYSDSISKLKIKHGVIIEVIAEVICDTNDLNSLLVGTIQTTSGETIWRGAPMSLISTSKKNHYKAIQTLDSKILVTKNDWNNSILNLYIWNKDKESFKIHNIEVSTRANNPIRYGLFNNLQ